A DNA window from Bacillota bacterium contains the following coding sequences:
- a CDS encoding YitT family protein — protein sequence MKTRWTARAAGVWERGGSWLQIAAGSLVTALAVNLFLVPFKLADGGIVGVSIILHYRFDLPVAPLVVALNVPIFLAGWRILGLSFIARTFFGVATLGLFIQATRGIAGVTHDVLLATLYAGAVQGIGLGLVLRAGGSTGGTDTLARIISRRTQLKVGQVILYFDLLVLAAAGLTFGAERALYAAVTLFLTSRVIDFILEGQYSARAVLIISDRHDAIARRILAELERGATLLQARGAYTGAERPVVYCVVTRDQVPRLRAIVHGEDRDAFMVMQEASEVLGEGFTRLP from the coding sequence GTGAAAACACGGTGGACGGCCCGAGCAGCAGGCGTCTGGGAACGCGGTGGTTCCTGGCTGCAGATTGCCGCCGGGTCGTTGGTGACGGCCCTGGCGGTCAACCTGTTCCTGGTGCCCTTCAAGCTCGCGGACGGCGGCATCGTCGGCGTCTCCATCATCCTGCACTACCGGTTCGACTTGCCGGTGGCGCCGCTCGTCGTCGCCCTCAACGTGCCCATCTTCCTGGCCGGATGGCGAATCCTCGGGCTTTCGTTCATCGCGCGGACGTTTTTCGGCGTGGCGACGCTCGGCCTGTTCATTCAGGCGACCCGGGGCATCGCCGGGGTGACCCACGACGTGCTGCTGGCGACCCTTTACGCCGGCGCCGTTCAGGGCATCGGGTTGGGACTGGTGCTCCGGGCGGGAGGGTCCACCGGCGGCACCGACACCCTGGCGCGCATCATCTCGCGGCGCACGCAGTTGAAGGTGGGGCAGGTCATCCTGTACTTCGACCTGCTGGTGCTGGCTGCCGCGGGCCTGACCTTCGGGGCCGAGCGCGCACTTTACGCCGCGGTTACGCTGTTTTTGACCAGCCGCGTCATCGACTTCATCCTGGAGGGACAGTACTCAGCGCGAGCGGTGCTGATCATCTCCGACCGGCATGATGCCATCGCCAGGCGCATTCTGGCGGAACTGGAGCGCGGGGCGACGCTGCTGCAGGCCCGAGGGGCGTACACCGGCGCCGAACGCCCCGTGGTCTACTGCGTCGTGACCCGGGACCAGGTACCGCGGCTGCGCGCCATCGTGCACGGGGAGGATCGAGACGCCTTCATGGTGATGCAGGAGGCCTCCGAGGTGCTGGGCGAAGGGTTCACGCGGCTGCCGTAA